The sequence GAGCGTGAAGCAGAAGACAGCGACGTTGTTGAGCTAGTAGGGCGACGATGAGGCAGCTACAACAATGTTTTGAAAATCGATTCGAACTAGTCGGGTGAATCGGTCGAACTGGAAACCAGTACAAAGAACGACTTAGCCTAATgcaaaaattggacaccaaaaaaACTGAAAAATCAGCCGAAAATTAGTTGGTTGGATCGAACCAGAAACCgattgatttttaaaatattgCCTAAATTGCTTCGTTTTGGGTTCGTGAAAGGggaaaaccaaatcaaaattCACAATCTTCATTATGTGCTACAAATTTTCATCAATATCTTCACATCAGAATTAAAGTGCAAACTCTAGAGTCTATAAATGATTCTATTTCCATCTTCTTCAGTTCTTCCTTGCGCAGTCGCACCCAACCGCCGATATCATTACCAACGTAGATCATTCCATCGTCATCATCGCCACTCTTTCGCTAGCTTGTACTGCCGTCATCATACCTCTCTACTCTTTTTTTTATCACCTGTACTAGAAAAGTCTAATCCAAGAAGCTAACGAAGTAAGAAACATTCCACTAAGAAGAACAAGAAATATCCGTTGTACTCAAGGAGAGAGGTGAGAAAtggaagaaggaggaagaagatatttttgatgaaagaaagaaaaagaagatctaAAAGGGtagaattgaaaaataaatataaaaaagattGTCTATGTCTAAAAATTTGTGTTCCACTTTTTACTGCAGTACAcaaatattatatatttgtgtatttttatgtctATAGAAAATTTGTGTCTCAACAAACAAACAATAAATATGTACTACGATATCTATATCTCATCTATATCTCAATATATATGTCTCTCTAACCAAATACTAGCTTAATTTTTTTAGGATTTACAATAAGTTATATTAAGGTAACTGGCTAACATGATTTGGGCTATTAGAGGCCCATACGTTGATATGCCCAGCTTTATTTTTTTGTcttatttatatgatttttttaaaacattttgttATATGATAAGTTTCTTTTTTGATCATTTattacaattattttaatttttaacttattcATATCGTGTTGTATATTTCGTTAAATGATATTGATATTGATTTTCATCAAAGTGGTAATTGTTATTGTTTATATCCTGACCCAGTGTATAGTTAAGCCAAAAAATAAGTAAAGCCCAATCAACATATAAGGGTTTCACCAACACTTATCCAACTTTATGAAAGTCGGGCTCGACGACGGCATTACCACCCCTACCTACTCGAATCAGTAATTAACTCTTACAATTTCTTCCATTCATCTAGAAGGGAGATCTTAATAACCTTCCTAACAAAGGGAACGATTATCCACCATCAAAAGTGGAGCTACTCTAAAAGGTGGTTATTGACTCTACATTTACGCCTATAAAATATCCTGACACTCTCAAGTATACTTCaaacccaatctactaaaaacctgcctaaaactGACGACGAAGGGATTTGGAAGAAAAATTCGAGAAGCTAGAGACTGATCTTCAAGTCGGAGAACCCATGCTGATTGGGAAAAAATCCCCCTTTGATGTGAAGATCCATTCACATAAGAGATCATACGGGCTAAGGCTCCCAAAACTTCAAAAGTCTAGACATAGACCTCTATAATGGAACAACTGACCCGATACACCATCTAAGTAACTTTAATGTACTTGGCTGACGCATTGGACGCAACTCGTTGTAAAGGTTTTCCGATGACGTTAACCAAGGCGGCAATAAAGTGGTTTGATAGCCTACCACCCAGGTCTATAACTTATTTCGACGACCTTGCAAGGAGTTTCCTCGGACGACGGCATCTCATCACTAGAACTATCCCAAAAGGAGTCTTGACTTCACGTTCAGGCCCAAAACCATCTGTTTCAGGTAATCCTTAGAACAATGACAAACTTTACGAATTTTGATAATTGATGACAAACTTTGATGTTGACATTTTATGTTtgattgtttcttttattatttaatttttgagtttgtatttgaatGAAATTATAACATTGTGGTTGATGTAATACTTTCAATTTGGATAATATTTTAAAGTTTGTATTAGATTATaactatattttaatatatttatttattatttaattataaaataattattttgattgaacCACGGTTAAACTAGTTGAACTAATAAATCAGTATGCCAATAACTAAAACGGTTCGATAATTAGTTCGTTTTTTCATAACCTTGAGCAACAGTGAGTGAGGGAGCGGTGACCGACGACGAGGTTGAGTTAAGAGTGTTTTGCATATGTGTGAGAGTGAAAGAACGTTAAAAGAATGTGAGGGAAGAGAGGGATGCAGTGCGCAGAAGATGATGGTTATATAtatgttcttgtatggataccttgAGGAGAGCTCGGCTTCTATAAAatatcatacctttataggtgGAATGTAATAGGCCGGTTACACTGTTACTTGTCGAGTTATGATTGGTAATGCCGAGTTATGATGTTAGGTTTGTAACGGCCGGATCAATATATATGAGAGataatttagttattttacatATTATAGGGGTACTTATGGACAAAGATTGTTTCTCTTATTCTCATTCTCGTCCCATTTTTTAACTAGTACTCGTTTTTCATCTCGGTGTAAAAAAAGACGCAAATTCTTTTTCGTGTGAGAGAGAGACGTGTATCATAGAATGGTGTGAGAAGAGAAGTTTTTGACGTTGTTATGGGTTATACAAATTGGTGCCTCCAATTTTTttgtattgtttttttttttctaaacaaataatcacaaatcggacggtccaatttgtggtttagaaaataaaaaaaatttaatcttgaaatcggaccctccgatttttattttcaaaaattaaaaaaaaattaaaaatacaaattggACCATCCGATTTGATCATTATCTTTTCCATACAAAGAACTCGCATGGTCCGAATTCTTCACACTGAAACTGAGCAAAAACTGTCCCACACATTAGTGTAGTACCCCAAGAACCCATAATCATGCACAACACAAAGAAAatttccataacaaaaaaaatgagcCAAAAAAAAGATCCCATAcccgttcaagttcttttcgggactttggtggatatggcgagcaAGGAATAACGACATCTTTAATCCCCATGAAACTTAGCCTCCGGAAAAAGTcatttgtctggcattaacttcagaaaaggagcttagaaatatttttgaattacaacgtatgtcccttccctctactctaaatggtttttggaatcccccatccattggtacttttaagattaattgtgatgctagttattttggttcgggtgatagtgttggttttgcttgtgttattagagattgtaatgggagctggcaaagggggtgtttgggaatgattgagagtaatagtattcttcaaggagaattgtttgctatttggagaggatatctcttagcttgggatgtgggtcaacgagatgttatttgtgagacggattgtgtggaagcatttaatcttgttactcaagatggttttgggtttattgatccactggtgctcaaaataagagatatcatgcattggaattggcgtgttgactttcgtttgattatgagagatgcaaacacggtggcagatactatggcaaagatggcgatgaagttacaactttcgcatgtggagcttctttcaccttggaaggagtttaagagtagtcttaaacgggactgtccctctatttaagcagttccttgttttgtttcttttgtttttctttgtttaatttatttcagtcaccaaaaaaaatagataaattttTGCCGATACATTTTCCGCCGGAAAAAAATTACCATTCCTAGTTGATTACATACATGTAGAATCGTAGGTTTTTGGTACATGAAACAAGGCAATACAACTTTTTTTTGGTCATGAGTCATGACACATGACTTTTGAACAAAATTACAGATTAATGTTGCTATATGCCTATATCTATACTTTTAGTAAATACTATTTTGatacttaatattttttaaccataaatttacattttttaattttattaattaaaaaataatttaaatgtaTAGTTAATTAATAGTaataatcatatttttatatgaaTATTAGGGCGCGGGTTATTCGAAAGTGCCGAAAAACGAAAAAGCAGTTTCCCGCGAATCTGAGTGTTGATGCCACGCTGGCGATCCGTGCCTCACCATCCCGACTAATCAGCGCTTAGGTTACGCCCCTATATAATAAGCTTGTTCCACTTACAGATTCTCAATGTGCTTCTCCACTCTCTAACATACTCTGCAATCGTCTTCGCACCGAATCACAAATTCTAGGGTTAGGGTTCCCAAATTTCACCGTCGATCACAGAATGAGTTCCACCGCTGGATCAACCAAGGGCGGAAGGGGCAAGCCAAAGGCCTCCAAATCCGTTTCAAGGTCTCAAAAGGCTGGTCTTCAGTTCCCCGTAGGAAGGATCGCCAGGTTCCTTAAGGCTGGAAAGTACGCCGAGCGTGTCGGCGCCGGCGCTCCGGTATACCTCTCTGCGGTGCTTGAGTACCTAGCCGCTGAGGTTCGTTTTATTTCTTCGATTTTCTTCAATTTCTCCGTcttgatttattagtggattcgCTGTATCGATAATCACTTGGAACGGTTCTTGTTTCCATTATCGATATTATCAATCCATATTATTGTACTTATCTTATTTGCTTTCTGTATCTGGTGGTTAATTTTGTGAAATTGGAAATGATCGAGTGTTTTGTGTGATTTAGGTTTTGGAACTAGCTGGCAACGCTGCAAGGGACAACAAGAAGAACCGTATTGTTCCGAGGCACATTCAACTTGCAGTGAGGAACGATGAGGAGCTTAGCAAGCTTCTTGGATCTGTGACCATTGCCAATGGTGGTGTTTTGCCAAATATCCATCAGACTCTTCTTCCAAAGAAGGCTGGAAAAGGGAAGGACGAGATTGGGTCTGCTTCTCAGGAGTTCTAGGGTTTTTTGTAGGCTATGAATTAGGCTATAGGTTTTTACTTTTTCTGCGGTTGTAAAATACATGTTTTATTTCCTTATATCGGTTGCTACCAATGGATATAATGCCTTATCAATCCACTGAGCTTGATGGAATATTATGCTACTCTTTGAATGGATATGAATGCAAAATCCTTTTTTTGTTACTCAATCTTGCGCAAATGTTTGAAGTTCGAAGTGATCTTAGTTGTTCAATGTACTTTGTATAAAGCACGTGTTAGTGATCATTTCTTTTGATGCTTAAGGATTTGTTTTCTGCTGTTTAGTGCTCTGCTTCTGTGAAGCATGTCTCGCCGTTACTTTGTTTAATGGCTGGGGCGAGAAACCCAAATTATTGGCTAATTGACTTTGTTCTGTTGGTTCTCCTTTGATTAAAAGCGCAGCTGTTATTCCATTTTCTTCTGTCTATTTGTACATGTTGTGTAGAAGGGTGTTGGATATCGTATAGAATATCGGTTTTAAAAATCTTATTTGGTTTGAGTTATATACATTGAGCTGCAATTCTGTTAGCGAGGTAGAATATTGTTAAGGGTTCAAAGATATACCAATATGAAGTTCCCGATGATGCAATGTTGACTGTTGAGATATTGATTTACTTGTCCGGTAATAATATGCTAGTGCTTGGACTAATGTTGGGTTATTTTGTTGGTACCCAGTTTACATGCCTTCTTTGTTTGATCGTGCCTTACTGCGTTTGAAAGGTTTTGTAAGGCGTAAGCATTCAATCCAATGACTCATCTGGTAGCAAACATTGACTTACATATGCAAACGTGTCTACATTTCAGTGTAACTGCGTCATGCTTGTAGACGCTGGGCGGTTATCTGTTCCTGCTTGTTATAAACGACGTCGTTAAATTTTACTTTTGGTCTGACTTTTTCAGAGaatagatttttttaattttttttaaactaaccaagaataaatatgaaaaagaaagCAATGCCTTTTCGAGTTTAGGAATATCCATATAATATATAAAGGAAAATTTGTattttttgatttcaaaatatcttttattatatatttttcttttaaaaaattattttattatattttttttcttatttctatatcagttttattatcaaattattaCAATTANNNNNNNNNNNNNNNNNNNNNNNNNNTTGTGTATTATTTACTATTTTAACTAATATCaaatttgttattattgtttatatttattttataaattaataaatacgATAATACCTATTAATACATTAATATTATAATATGTGTAATATAtttgttaatttattattttatttatcaaatatgTATAATAGTAACAAACATAAActgtaatattcatgacctgatTGTCCTATTTTTTGAAGCAACTACCAACAATTGTTTTTACTTAGATTttccaaaaaagaaaagaaaagaaaagaagaaatctATACGAAGGAGTTGGAGGTTcagataaaataaatttaaaattgatttagAAAATGGTGGTGTCATTTATGTGGTGAAGAAGGCATGGAATAGAAACGCAAGCATGGGTGGTACTGGAGACATGGAAAACAATAAAACGGTTGTAGAGTTGTAGTTGATTTTGATCCGTGACAATAATGGGTAGTTTGCCTGTGATGCAGTGTGTGGGTGTGGGTTTAAAAGTTAGGTTGAGAATCCGATGTTGTTCAAACGTTGGGGTGAGCACTAAGCTGGAAGCGCTTGAACAGATTGATAAGGAGCTATCAAAGGGTAATGACAGAGCTGCCCTTGCTCTTATCAAGGATTTGCAGGGTAAGCCCGCTGGCCTTCGCTGTTTCGGCGCTGCCACCCAGGTTTGTTTCTTACTCGTAACAACTtgcatctttcttttcttttcttgtttttcattgaTGTGCAGTGCAGGTGCCTCAAAGGCTTTACTCTTTGGATGAATTGAAGCTCAATGGAATCGACACTTTGTCTCTTCTTTCTCCGGAAGATACCACTCTTGGTTCCATACAAAGAAACCTGCAGATTGCTGCTATTGCTGCTGGCCTCGCTGCGTACAATGCCTTTGGGATTTCGCCTCACCAGATTTTTTATATATCCTTGGCCTTACTTTTTCTCTGGACATTTGACTCCGTAATCTACTCTTTTTCACCCATACTTAGGGTTTGATCGATTCAACTTTTGGGGATTATCTGTTATTATACATTTCTCATGTTTTGTTTCATCACTTCAACTTCATTGATGCTGCAATGAACACCTATAGCAGAATGATTTGATCAACCGTGCTTGTTGGATTTATTGATTCCAGGTCTCTTTTGGTGGAGGCATAGGTAGCTTGGTTCTTGATACAATTGGTCACGGCGTCAGTCCGAAATACCACAATAGGGTTATTCAAGTCAGATAGATGCCATCTTCTCTTTGCAAGTACTGTAGTACTTAACTGTAAAATCATCGTAATGACGATGAAGTGACCGTGGCAACATTTATTTATGCAGCATGAAGCTGGCCATTTTCTAGTTGCTTATCTAGTAGGAATACTTCCTAAAGGATATACTCTTTCTAGTTTGGATGCTTTCAAGAAGGAGGGATCCCTCAATGTTCAAGCTGGCACTGCTTTTGTTGATTTTGAGTTTATTGAAGAGGTAGCTAAGCTTGCTTGCTTTCTTTAGTCCTTACATTTTTTAGTTCCATAAGGTTTCCTATTTGTGACTTTGAGTTGGACTCCCAAGTCCAAATCAATTATGTAACTGATGTATTAGTTGCATTATTCTACATTGAAGATTTTGCCTATAATCATGTTCTCTGAGCTGCATTTATTTGACATCTGCTGATTGTTAGCATCTTCCTTGTCGTTCAGGTTAATGCCGGGAAATTATCAGCTAGGGTATGTTATCATACTGATATAGTGATATACAGTAGTTTTCGCTTTTTTGCGTATTCTAAGTTTCTTTCTGTTGATGCTGTATGGACTCCAAAGTCTGATTATGTGATTTGCCATTAGACACTGAACAGATTTTCATGTATAGCCCTGGCCGGTGTGTCGACCGAGTATCTCATATATGGATTTGCTGAAGGAGGTCTTGATGACATAAGAAAGGTTTATGCAGTTCTTCTTAACTTGTTTTCTTGGTCATTGCAAGTTGAAGGCTCACAGGGCATACACAGTTCTAACTGAATTTTCTTAACTGTAAATAGTTGGATTTGTTGCTCAAGGGCCTGGGTTTCACACAGAAGAAGGCAGATTCTCAAGTTAGATGGTCTGTGCTAAACACAATCTTACTCTTGCGGCGGCATGAAGCAGCTCGAGCTCGGCTTGCTGAGGCAATGAGCAAGGGATACTCTGTTGGATCCTGCATTGACATTATAGAAAATTCTATTGATGTTTCAGACCTCTAGTTGAAACTGTTCTCCACGATACATTTATTTGAACTTCCAAGAACTTCATTTGGTGTTTCCCTGCTCCATTCTTGTAGGAGCGACCTGTGAATATGTTTTGTTACAATGGGGAACAGCAATGGAAGGATTGTTTAAAGAGAATGGGACTGTTTATAATTCAGCATTTGATTTGGATGCACTTGAAGAAGTTAATGCTCTCATTGTAATTATTCATTTGCGAATAAAACATTGAAAATTCTGAGCATATGGAAAAAATTCTATTGAAAATTCCTCCAAAGACAATTGAcatttgagaaaaggacaaataggtccctgaccttttgtcctgtggacatttttgtccctaacaattgaaaaatacttttaagtccctgaccttcacaaaacttggacggatcagtctctCTGTCCAAATGCCTCTgttagggactgatccgtccaaatgtctccgtcagggactgatccgtccaagttttgtgaaggtcagggacttaaaagtatttttcaatagtcAGGGATAAAAATGTCCGCGGAACAAaaggttagggacctatttgtccttttctcttgaCATTTTAATGACGAAATAATGAACGATAACTTTCTTGGCGAAATAGTGAAAAAGTATGCGAAAAATGAATATTTTATATCCAACTGATTAATTCTATTTGACAAATTCATTCGATCTTtaatgagaaatgttatttgtacaagaaaatcagttactaaaattagtcaccaatatatttgtgtataaatacatgtgtggtttaatttattttcaatgtgcaTTTGTATTTcagcatgtattttatatttgatggttgattttagtgtatacggaACATATTCCATCTT is a genomic window of Arachis ipaensis cultivar K30076 chromosome B06, Araip1.1, whole genome shotgun sequence containing:
- the LOC107645862 gene encoding uncharacterized protein LOC107645862 isoform X2, with translation MGSLPVMQCVGVGLKVRLRIRCCSNVGVSTKLEALEQIDKELSKGNDRAALALIKDLQGKPAGLRCFGAATQVPQRLYSLDELKLNGIDTLSLLSPEDTTLGSIQRNLQIAAIAAGLAAYNAFGISPHQIFYISLALLFLWTFDSVSFGGGIGSLVLDTIGHGVSPKYHNRVIQHEAGHFLVAYLVGILPKGYTLSSLDAFKKEGSLNVQAGTAFVDFEFIEEVNAGKLSARTLNRFSCIALAGVSTEYLIYGFAEGGLDDIRKLDLLLKGLGFTQKKADSQVRWSVLNTILLLRRHEAARARLAEAMSKGYSVGSCIDIIENSIDVSDL
- the LOC107645863 gene encoding histone H2AX, with translation MSSTAGSTKGGRGKPKASKSVSRSQKAGLQFPVGRIARFLKAGKYAERVGAGAPVYLSAVLEYLAAEVLELAGNAARDNKKNRIVPRHIQLAVRNDEELSKLLGSVTIANGGVLPNIHQTLLPKKAGKGKDEIGSASQEF
- the LOC107645862 gene encoding uncharacterized protein LOC107645862 isoform X1; translation: MGSLPVMQCVGVGLKVRLRIRCCSNVGVSTKLEALEQIDKELSKGNDRAALALIKDLQGKPAGLRCFGAATQVPQRLYSLDELKLNGIDTLSLLSPEDTTLGSIQRNLQIAAIAAGLAAYNAFGISPHQIFYISLALLFLWTFDSVIYSFSPILRVSFGGGIGSLVLDTIGHGVSPKYHNRVIQHEAGHFLVAYLVGILPKGYTLSSLDAFKKEGSLNVQAGTAFVDFEFIEEVNAGKLSARTLNRFSCIALAGVSTEYLIYGFAEGGLDDIRKLDLLLKGLGFTQKKADSQVRWSVLNTILLLRRHEAARARLAEAMSKGYSVGSCIDIIENSIDVSDL